In Dehalococcoidia bacterium, the following are encoded in one genomic region:
- a CDS encoding DNA-3-methyladenine glycosylase I, which yields MTNGTPTRCSWATSDPLYIAYHDDEWGVPLHDDRALFELLTLEGAQAGLSWLTILRKREGYRRAFDQFVPATVGRYGERKVEALIADAGIVRNRAKILATINNAARVLDAQREFGSFDAYVWRFVDGAPRINSPSSLAEVPAKTPQSDAMSKDMKKRGFKFVGSTICYAFMQAAGLVDDHVTSCFRSQKRG from the coding sequence TATCACGATGACGAGTGGGGCGTGCCGCTGCACGACGACCGGGCGCTCTTCGAACTGCTGACGCTGGAGGGCGCGCAGGCGGGGTTGAGCTGGCTGACGATCCTGCGCAAACGGGAAGGCTATCGTCGCGCGTTCGACCAATTCGTGCCGGCGACGGTGGGGCGCTACGGCGAGCGCAAGGTCGAAGCACTGATCGCCGATGCCGGCATCGTGCGCAATCGCGCAAAGATCCTCGCGACGATCAACAACGCCGCCCGCGTGCTCGACGCGCAGCGTGAATTCGGCTCGTTCGATGCGTACGTCTGGCGCTTCGTCGATGGTGCGCCGCGCATCAACTCGCCGTCATCGCTCGCCGAGGTGCCGGCGAAGACGCCGCAGTCCGACGCGATGAGCAAAGACATGAAGAAGCGCGGCTTCAAGTTCGTCGGCTCGACGATCTGCTACGCCTTCATGCAGGCGGCCGGCCTGGTCGACGATCACGTGACGTCGTGCTTCAGGTCCCAGAAGCGCGGATAG